The Nocardia sp. BMG51109 nucleotide sequence ACCCGGCGGCGCAGCCGCTCCATCGACCGGTAGTCCTCGATCTCCTTGAGCTCCAGGAACTTCACCGGATCGGCCAGGGCGGCCCAGCCGTTGGTTTCGTTCAGCTTCGCCGCCAGGTTGCGGGCCACCTCGGTCCAGCCGTCGCAGATGAGGTCCGGTTCGCCGGGGCTGTAGAACGAGAAGGCCGCGTTGTGGAAGTTGCGCTGCCGTTCCGCGCGCCAGCCCGGTTGCAGCGTCCGCACCCACTCGGGATCTGTCGGGTAGTTGTCGCGCTCGAAGATGTAGGACGGCGTCCGCTGGAAGACGGTCAGGTGCTTCGCGCCCCGCGCCAGGTGCGGGATCGCCTGCACGGCGGTCGAGCCCGTGCCGATGATGGCGATCCTCTTGTCGGCGATCCGGTCCAGCCCGCCGTGCAGGTTGCCGCCGGTGTACTCGTAGTCCCAGCGGGCGGTGTGGAAGGTGTGCCCCCGGAAATCCGTGATGCCGGGGATGCCGGGCAGTTTCGGCCGGTTGTAGGGACCCTGGCACATCACGACGAAACGGGCGCGGATCTCGTCGCCGCGGTTGGTGCCGATCCGCCAGCGCTTGATCCGCTCGTCCCATTCCAGCGAGCGGGTCAGGGTGTGGAAGATCGCCTTCTCGTAGAGCCCGAACTGCTTTCCGATGCGCTGGGAGTGTTCGAAGTTCTCGTCGCCGTGCGTGAACTTCTCCGTCGGCATGTAGCCGGTTTCCTCGAGCAGCGGGAGATAGGAGTAGGCGTCCGAGTCGACCTGGATGCCCGGGTAGCGGTTCCAATACCAGACGCCGCCGAAGTCCCCGCCCAGCTCGATGATCCGGAAGTCGGAGATGCCCGCGCGCAGCAGCCGGTGGGCGGTGATGAGACCCGCGAAACCGCCGCCGAGGACCACCACCTCGATATCGCCGACGATCGGGTCGCGCGGCACGACCGGCATATGCGGGTCGCTCTCGTAGAACTCGGCGAACTCGTCCTCCGCCTCGACGTACTGCTGCTGCCCCTCGGGACGCAGCCGCTTGTCGCGCTCGGCGAGATACTTCGCGCGCAGGGCCTCCTTGTCGACGTCCGGCGTTACCGTGGGCTCGCAGTGCTGCATTCGAATTTCCTCACTCTGTTACTCGGGTTCGTGTGTGGGACCGGCGATTTCGCCACTGCCGGGTCAGGTCGCGCGGCACTGTCGGGTCAGGTCGCGCGGCACTGTCAGGTCAGGTCGCGTGGCTCACCGGTGCCCATGTACGAGGCGAGGTTGTGATGCAGGTTGACGATGCTGCGTTCCCGGTACGGGTTCGGTTTCGCGCCGGAGAAGCCGCGCGACTTCAGCCCCTTCTGCACGGCCGCCATATTGGAGAAGTCCTGCGGCAGAACGGTTCTCCAGTTCGGGTCGCCCTCCGGGGTGTACTCCCACTCGGTCTTCGGCTCCTCGCCGGGCGGGAACAGTTCGAAGACGGCGGCCTCGAAGATGCACCGGTCCGGGTCGTCGCCGTAGGGCCGGAACCGGTAGCACAGCATGTTGTTCAGCGCGTGGCCGATCTGGAAGTTGGGGAAGATCTGCCAGGCGGTGCCGGCCTGGGCGACGATGTCGGGGTCGACCTTCGGCCAGACGACGCCACGCGCCTCGTCCTCGGACCGCGCCGTGTCGAGCCAGTACCGCAGCACCTCGTTGGCCGGTGTGCCCTCGGGCAGCTCGTCGACCAGCCGGTTCGCGACGTCGACCAGCGTGCGGGTGGTGTTGGTGTTGGCGTTCTCCCAGGTGAAGTTCTGCAGCGTGGCCGTCGACACCCGGGCATCGGGACCCGAGCCGATGCGCACCTTGGCCTGGTTCTCCTCCATGCCCTTCGGCGCGTCGTAGCCGATGTTGCTGTGCTTGCCCTGTGCCCGTGACCAGCCCAGGAACTGGCCGAAGTTCATGAACTCCGGATGGGTGTAGGGCACGTGGTAGGTCTCCATGAACGCCTCGAAGGCGACCTTCCAGTTGCAGTCGAAGGTCAGCCACCGCCGCCACCGGTAGCGCATCTTCTCCAGCTCGAAGTGCTCGAGCAGGCTGGCCGCCGGTTCCAGGTACTCGCGCAGCGGCCCGGCGTCGGGATCCATGTTGATCCAGATCCAGCCGCCCCAGGTGTCCACCTGGACCCGGTTCAGCCCGTCGTTGCGCCCGGTGAGCCCGCACGGCCAGTCGTCGCGCTCGGCCACGAAGGTGTTGTTGCCCTCCAGGTCGTAGCGCCAGCCGTGGAATCCGCAGACGAACTGCTTGCGGCTGCCGCGGGCGTCGTGCGCGCCGGGCGGGGTGTCGATCAGCCGGCGGCCGCGGTGCGCGCAGACGTTGTGGTAGGCGCGGATGGTGTCGGGCGCGGTGCGCACCACGATGATCGAGTCGTCCTGGATCTCGTAGGTGAGGAAGTCCCCGACCCGGGGGATCTCCTCCACGCGGTCGACCTGCTGCCACACCTTGGACCAGAGCTTGTCCGCCTCGGCGCGGGCGTACTCCTGCGAGGTGTACGCCTCGACACCGATGAGCAGCGGTGTCGACAGCGGTTCCGTTGTCCCAGTGGGCGTTTCGGTAACGTTGTCGACGGTTTCGGTCATGACTTCCTCCTCAGGAGACCGCGGATTCAGCGTGTGATGGCGGCGCGGAACGACTCGTCCTTCAGAAACAGCGAGGTGTTGTCGGCGCCCAGGTGGGTCCATTTGAGATTCAGGCCGCCGTCCACGAGCAGCGTCTGCCCGGTGAGGTAGGTCGACAGGTCCGACAGCAGGAACAGGATGGGCCCGGCCTGCTCCTCCGGCCGCCCCCGCCGGCCCATGGCGATGGCCGTGCGGTCGCGATCGGGATCCTCGTCGACGTAGGTGCCCGAGGCCGGGGTCTCGGTCACGCCGGGGGCGACGGCATTGACGCGGATGCCGTCCAGCGCCAGTTCCGCGGCCATCGTCCGGGTCGCCGCCACCAGTGCCGCCTTGGCCGTGCCGTAGGCGATATGGAAAGGGGCCGTGTTCATTCCGCTGATCGACGAGATCGACACGATCGAGCCCGGGCGGCCCTGCGCCTTCAGCTCCGCGGCGACCGCCTGGCTGGTGAAGAACATCGTCTCGAGGTTCTGCTCGAACAGCGCGCGCCAGTCCTCGCGGGTCACCCGGGTGGCGGGCATCCAGGTCGACGGGGCGGCGCCGCCGGCGACATTGACCAGGCCGTGCAGGGCGCCCGGCGCGGTGCGGGCGTGGGCGAGCGCGGTCTCGATGCCCGCGTCGGTGCTCACGTCGGCGGCGACCGGCACGACCGAAAGACCCTCGGCGGCAAGCGGTTCGATATGTGTGCTCAGATTCTCCGGCGAGCGGCTCACCGCGACCACGGTGGCGCCGGCCCGGGCGACGAGGCGGGTGATGGCCGTGCCGATCCCGCCGCCGCCCGCACCGGCGACGATGACGACGCGGCCCGCCAGACCCAGTCCGCCGTATCCGGATTCGCCGGGTGCGGAACCGTTCGAGTTGTCCTGTGCGGCCATTTCGCTCACGCCTTCCTCCGCAGCGCCAGCACGCTGCCCTCCGCGTCGGCCGAAACGTACAGGGTGCCATCGGGTCCGGCGGCGATGCCCGTGAACGGGCCCATCGGCCCGGAGAACGGCGGGGTGCCGAGCAGCGGCTTGGGGACCACCCCGGGCGGCGCGCCGACCGGCAGGTTCGCCGCGAGCGTGGTGCGCGCCTTGGTCTCCAGATCGACCCGGACCAGCTCCTTCGCGTCGGCGTCGACGATATGTAATGCCCCGTCCCGCACCAGGATTCCGTGCGGATTCGCCAGGCCGTCCACCACCGTGCCGACCCCGGCGCCGCCGACCGACACCACGCGCCCGGCGCCCGATTCGGAGACCAGGACGGTGCCGTCCGGCCCGAATGCCACGCCCCGGGGCGCGTTCAACCCGGACGCCAGCACCTCGACGCCGCCGGGCCGGACGGCCAGCACCCGCCCGCCGCCCAGCTCCGCGGTGACGATCGTCCCGTCGGGAGCCGCTGCCACGCCGTAGAGCTGGTCGAAGCCGTCGGCGACGACCTCGGGCTCGTCGGCCGAGCCGGGACGGAAGTACGAGATCTGCCCGGTGGAGGTGGCGCACACGAACTCGCCCGCGCCGACGGCGGCGACACCGCGCACATAGCCCGGGT carries:
- a CDS encoding SRPBCC family protein; amino-acid sequence: MTETVDNVTETPTGTTEPLSTPLLIGVEAYTSQEYARAEADKLWSKVWQQVDRVEEIPRVGDFLTYEIQDDSIIVVRTAPDTIRAYHNVCAHRGRRLIDTPPGAHDARGSRKQFVCGFHGWRYDLEGNNTFVAERDDWPCGLTGRNDGLNRVQVDTWGGWIWINMDPDAGPLREYLEPAASLLEHFELEKMRYRWRRWLTFDCNWKVAFEAFMETYHVPYTHPEFMNFGQFLGWSRAQGKHSNIGYDAPKGMEENQAKVRIGSGPDARVSTATLQNFTWENANTNTTRTLVDVANRLVDELPEGTPANEVLRYWLDTARSEDEARGVVWPKVDPDIVAQAGTAWQIFPNFQIGHALNNMLCYRFRPYGDDPDRCIFEAAVFELFPPGEEPKTEWEYTPEGDPNWRTVLPQDFSNMAAVQKGLKSRGFSGAKPNPYRERSIVNLHHNLASYMGTGEPRDLT
- a CDS encoding SDR family NAD(P)-dependent oxidoreductase, with the protein product MAAQDNSNGSAPGESGYGGLGLAGRVVIVAGAGGGGIGTAITRLVARAGATVVAVSRSPENLSTHIEPLAAEGLSVVPVAADVSTDAGIETALAHARTAPGALHGLVNVAGGAAPSTWMPATRVTREDWRALFEQNLETMFFTSQAVAAELKAQGRPGSIVSISSISGMNTAPFHIAYGTAKAALVAATRTMAAELALDGIRVNAVAPGVTETPASGTYVDEDPDRDRTAIAMGRRGRPEEQAGPILFLLSDLSTYLTGQTLLVDGGLNLKWTHLGADNTSLFLKDESFRAAITR
- a CDS encoding NAD(P)/FAD-dependent oxidoreductase; the protein is MQHCEPTVTPDVDKEALRAKYLAERDKRLRPEGQQQYVEAEDEFAEFYESDPHMPVVPRDPIVGDIEVVVLGGGFAGLITAHRLLRAGISDFRIIELGGDFGGVWYWNRYPGIQVDSDAYSYLPLLEETGYMPTEKFTHGDENFEHSQRIGKQFGLYEKAIFHTLTRSLEWDERIKRWRIGTNRGDEIRARFVVMCQGPYNRPKLPGIPGITDFRGHTFHTARWDYEYTGGNLHGGLDRIADKRIAIIGTGSTAVQAIPHLARGAKHLTVFQRTPSYIFERDNYPTDPEWVRTLQPGWRAERQRNFHNAAFSFYSPGEPDLICDGWTEVARNLAAKLNETNGWAALADPVKFLELKEIEDYRSMERLRRRVEEIVEDPDTAEKLKPYYRNMCKRPVFNDDYLPTFNRPNVTLVDVSDTKGVERITEKGIVAHGVEHEFDCIVFASGFEITTSLDRQYDIKPFTGRDGRSLYEHWGKGFRTLHGVAANGFPNIYFTGFIQGGVTAATTPMFEQQADHIAYIIKQAQERGATAVEPTAEAEEGWIRTIRENTVDNSTFVTECTPGYYNSEGEPNGRSFLGEPFWGGFYVLEEMLQNWRGTGDLEGLVLEK